From a region of the Suncus etruscus isolate mSunEtr1 chromosome 11, mSunEtr1.pri.cur, whole genome shotgun sequence genome:
- the AMIGO2 gene encoding amphoterin-induced protein 2 gives MSLHSHPLPGVVRPGCRKLLCLLVITVTVSRGASGVCPTTCICATDIVSCTNKNLSKVPGNLFRLIKRLDLSYNRIGLLDSEWSPVSFVKLNTLIIRHNNITSISTGTFSITPNLKCLDLSSNKLKSVKSAVFQELKVLEVLLLYNNHISYLDPSAFGGLSQLQKLYLSGNSLTQFPMDLYVGRFKLTELMFLDVSYNRISSLPMHHINLVSGKQLRGIYLHGNPFVCDCSVYSLLIFWYHRHFSPMMDFKSDYTCYLWSDSKHSHPIPLLQDRFMNCSDSIINGSFHALGFIHEAQVGVRLVVHCDSKTSNANTDFRWVSPHNKLLEPEKEMENFHVFHNGSLVIKSPRFEDAGVYSCIAINRHRLLNETVDVTINVSNFTTNRSHAHEAFNTAFTTLAACVASIILVLLYLYLTPCPCKCKTKRQKNMLSQSSAPSSALSPGPTDDAPTDERKAGAGKRVVFLEPLKDTTAGQNGKVKLFPSETVIAEGILKSTRVKSESDSVNSMFSDTPFVASA, from the coding sequence ATGTCTTTGCATTCTCACCCTCTGCCTGGAGTTGTCAGACCTGGCTGCAGGAAACTGCTGTGCTTGTTGGTCATCACCGTGACTGTGAGTCGTGGAGCCTCGGGGGTATGCCCCACCACTTGCATCTGTGCCACGGATATCGTGAGCTGCACCAACAAAAACCTGTCCAAGGTGCCTGGAAACCTGTTCAGACTGATTAAGAGACTGGATCTGAGCTATAACAGAATTGGGCTTCTGGATTCTGAGTGGAGTCCAGTCTCTTTTGTAAAGCTCAATACCCTGATTATCCGGCATAACAACATCACCAGCATTTCCACGGGCACTTTTTCCATCACTCCCAATTTGAAGTGTCTTGATTTATCCTCTAATAAGCTGAAATCTGTCAAAAGTGCTGTGTTCCAAGAGCTGAAGGTTCTGGAAGTGCTCCTCCTATACAACAATCACATCTCCTATCTCGATCCTTCTGCGTTTGGGGGGCTTTCCCAACTGCAAAAACTCTACCTAAGTGGAAACTCTCTAACGCAGTTTCCGATGGATTTGTATGTTGGAAGATTCAAGCTGACAGAATTAATGTTTCTAGATGTTTCCTATAACCGGATCTCTTCCCTGCCAATGCATCATATAAATTTAGTGTCAGGAAAACAGCTGAGAGGCATCTACCTTCATGGAAACCCATTTGTTTGTGACTGTTCAGTTTATTCGTTGCTCATCTTTTGGTACCATAGGCATTTTAGCCCAATGATGGATTTTAAGAGTGATTATACCTGTTACTTGTGGTCTGACTCCAAGCATTCCCATCCCATACCTCTGCTCCAGGATAGATTTATGAATTGCTCTGACAGTATCATCAATGGTTCCTTCCATGCACTCGGCTTTATTCATGAGGCTCAAGTGGGAGTCAGGCTAGTCGTTCATTGTGACAGCAAGACCAGTAACGCAAATACTGATTTCCGATGGGTGAGTCCGCATAACAAACTGCTGGAGCCAGAGAAAGAGATGGAAAACTTTCATGTGTTTCACAATGGAAGCCTTGTTATAAAAAGTCCTCGTTTTGAGGATGCTGGAGTGTATTCCTGTATTGCAATAAATAGACATCGCTTGTTAAATGAAACTGTGGATGTCACTATAAATGTGAGCAATTTCACCACAAACAGATCTCATGCCCATGAAGCATTCAACACAGCTTTCACTACTCTTGCTGCTTGCGTTGCCAGCATCATTTTAGTGCTTTTGTACCTCTATCTGACACCGTGTCCTTGCAAGtgtaaaaccaaaagacaaaaaaacatgCTAAGCCAAAGCAGTGCTCCTTCCTCTGCTCTCAGCCCTGGCCCCACTGATGATGCACCCACTGATGAACGCAAGGCAGGTGCTGGTAAAAGGGTGGTGTTTTTGGAGCCCCTGAAGGATACTACAGCAGGGCAGAATGGGAAAGTCAAGCTCTTTCCCAGTGAAACGGTGATAGCTGAAGGCATCTTAAAGTCCACTAGAGTGAAATCTGAGTCAGACTCAGTCAATTCAATGTTTTCAGACACACCCTTTGTGGCATCGGCCTAA